In one Takifugu flavidus isolate HTHZ2018 chromosome 9, ASM371156v2, whole genome shotgun sequence genomic region, the following are encoded:
- the maea gene encoding E3 ubiquitin-protein transferase MAEA isoform X1 encodes MRRARKKPKQPQENHKTKMAVQETASQLSMALKVQEYPTLKVPYETLNKRFRAAQKNIDRETSHVTMVVAELEKTLSSFPVVDSVVSLLDGVVEKLSALKRKAAESIQAEDESAKLCKRRIEHLKEHSSDQPSSVNLWKKKRMDRMMVEHLLRCGYYNTAVKLARQSGIEDLVNIEMFLTAKEVEESLERQETATCLAWCHDNKSRLRKMKSCLEFSLRIQEFIELIRQNKRMDAVRHARKHFSQAEGGQLDEVRQVMGMLAFPSDTHISPYKDLLDPARWKMLIQQFRYDNYRLHQLGNNSVFTITLQAGLSAIKTPQCYKEDGTSKNPDCPVCSKSLNKLAQPLPMAHCANSRLVCKISGEVMNENNPPMMLPNGYVYGYNSLLSIRQDDKVVCPRTKEVFNFSQAEKVYIM; translated from the exons ATGCGTCGAgcgagaaaaaaacccaaacaaccaCAAGAAAACCACAAAACCAAGATGGCGGTGCAAGAGACAGCATCCCAACTGTCCATGGCTCTGAAAGTCCAAGAATACCCCACCTTGAAG GTTCCCTATGAGACACTGAACAAACGCTTCAGGGCTGCCCAGAAGAACATCGACCGGGAGACCAGCCACGTGACGATGGTCGTGGCTGAGCTGGAGAAGACTCTGAGCAGCTTCCCAGTAGTCGATTCTGTGGTGTCACTACTGGACGGTGTGGTGGAGAAACTCAGTGCTCTAAAGAGAAAG GCTGCAGAGTCCATCCAAGCAGAAGATGAAAGTGCCAAACTCTGCAAACGACGCATCGAACACCTGAAGGAGCACAGCAGCGACCAGCCGTCCTCGGTCAATTTATGGAAGAAGAAACGCATGGACCGCATGATGGTGGAGCACCTACTGCGCTGCGGCTACTACAACACAGCTGTCAAACTGGCCAGGCAGAGCGGTATCGAG GACCTGGTGAACATTGAGATGTTCCTCACTGctaaggaggtggaggagtctCTGGAAAGGCAGGAGACGGCCACGTGTTTAGCCTGGTGCCACGACAATAAATCCCGTCTTCGCAAGATGAAG AGCTGTCTTGAGTTCAGTCTGAGAATTCAGGAGTTCATTGAGCTCATCAGACAAAACAAGCGAATGGATGCAGTCAG ACACGCAAGGAAGCACTTCAGCCAAGCAGAAGGCGGACAGTTGGATGAGGTTCGGCAGGTGATGGGCATGTTGGCCTTCCCATCAGATACACATATCTCTCCCTACAAG GATCTTTTGGATCCAGCTCGCTGGAAAATGCTAATCCAGCAGTTTCGATATGACAACTACAGACTCCACCAGCTGGGAAACAATTCTGTCTTCACTATAACTCTGCAAGCTGGTCTGTCTGCTATCAAGACACC TCAGTGCTACAAAGAGGATGGAACCTCAAAGAACCCAGACTGCCCAGTCTGCAGTAAATCCCTCAACAAGCTGGCTCAGCCGTTACCTATGGCCCACTGTGCCAACTCCAGACTAGTGTGTAAGATCTCAGGGGAGGTCATGAATGAAAACAACCCTCCAATGATGCTTCCAAATGGATATGTTTATGGCTACAAC TCTCTCCTGTCCATCCGTCAAGATGACAAGGTGGTGTGTCCCAGAACCAAAGAAGTCTTTAATTTCTCTCAGGCTGAGAAGGTCTACATCATGTGA
- the maea gene encoding E3 ubiquitin-protein transferase MAEA isoform X2, with protein sequence MVVAELEKTLSSFPVVDSVVSLLDGVVEKLSALKRKAAESIQAEDESAKLCKRRIEHLKEHSSDQPSSVNLWKKKRMDRMMVEHLLRCGYYNTAVKLARQSGIEDLVNIEMFLTAKEVEESLERQETATCLAWCHDNKSRLRKMKSCLEFSLRIQEFIELIRQNKRMDAVRHARKHFSQAEGGQLDEVRQVMGMLAFPSDTHISPYKDLLDPARWKMLIQQFRYDNYRLHQLGNNSVFTITLQAGLSAIKTPQCYKEDGTSKNPDCPVCSKSLNKLAQPLPMAHCANSRLVCKISGEVMNENNPPMMLPNGYVYGYNSLLSIRQDDKVVCPRTKEVFNFSQAEKVYIM encoded by the exons ATGGTCGTGGCTGAGCTGGAGAAGACTCTGAGCAGCTTCCCAGTAGTCGATTCTGTGGTGTCACTACTGGACGGTGTGGTGGAGAAACTCAGTGCTCTAAAGAGAAAG GCTGCAGAGTCCATCCAAGCAGAAGATGAAAGTGCCAAACTCTGCAAACGACGCATCGAACACCTGAAGGAGCACAGCAGCGACCAGCCGTCCTCGGTCAATTTATGGAAGAAGAAACGCATGGACCGCATGATGGTGGAGCACCTACTGCGCTGCGGCTACTACAACACAGCTGTCAAACTGGCCAGGCAGAGCGGTATCGAG GACCTGGTGAACATTGAGATGTTCCTCACTGctaaggaggtggaggagtctCTGGAAAGGCAGGAGACGGCCACGTGTTTAGCCTGGTGCCACGACAATAAATCCCGTCTTCGCAAGATGAAG AGCTGTCTTGAGTTCAGTCTGAGAATTCAGGAGTTCATTGAGCTCATCAGACAAAACAAGCGAATGGATGCAGTCAG ACACGCAAGGAAGCACTTCAGCCAAGCAGAAGGCGGACAGTTGGATGAGGTTCGGCAGGTGATGGGCATGTTGGCCTTCCCATCAGATACACATATCTCTCCCTACAAG GATCTTTTGGATCCAGCTCGCTGGAAAATGCTAATCCAGCAGTTTCGATATGACAACTACAGACTCCACCAGCTGGGAAACAATTCTGTCTTCACTATAACTCTGCAAGCTGGTCTGTCTGCTATCAAGACACC TCAGTGCTACAAAGAGGATGGAACCTCAAAGAACCCAGACTGCCCAGTCTGCAGTAAATCCCTCAACAAGCTGGCTCAGCCGTTACCTATGGCCCACTGTGCCAACTCCAGACTAGTGTGTAAGATCTCAGGGGAGGTCATGAATGAAAACAACCCTCCAATGATGCTTCCAAATGGATATGTTTATGGCTACAAC TCTCTCCTGTCCATCCGTCAAGATGACAAGGTGGTGTGTCCCAGAACCAAAGAAGTCTTTAATTTCTCTCAGGCTGAGAAGGTCTACATCATGTGA
- the LOC130531392 gene encoding heterogeneous nuclear ribonucleoprotein A0-like codes for MSDQLCKLFVGGLNVDTDDDGLRKHFEQFGTLTDCVVVVNKQVQRSRCFGFVTYSSPEEADSAMAARPHTVDGNPVEVKRAVAREDAGKPEALAKVKKIFVGGLKDDTEDNHLLEHFSQFGEIEKAEVISDKDSGKKRGFGFVYFVDQDSADKSVVIKFHTINGHKVEVKKALTKQELQAAGRGGMMPRGRGRGGMRGNQNGYGNRDYGGNYNYGNGGGYNCGGYGGGYGGPYGGGYSDQGSGYGGGNGYNDYGSGYAQHSSGYGPMKTPFGQRSGAPYSRGGGGGGGGGGYPRGGYGGGY; via the coding sequence atgaGCGACCAACTGTGCAAGCTTTTTGTCGGCGGACTTAACGTGGACACCGACGACGATGGTCTGCGCAAACATTTCGAGCAGTTCGGCACGCTGACCGACTGCGTCGTCGTCGTCAACAAGCAGGTTCAGCGGTCCCGGTGCTTCGGCTTTGTCACTTACTCCTCGCCGGAGGAGGCCGACTCGGCAATGGCGGCCAGGCCGCACACAGTCGACGGCAACCCGGTGGAGGTGAAGCGGGCGGTGGCGAGAGAGGACGCCGGCAAGCCCGAAGCGCTCGCCAAAGTCAAGAAGATCTTCGTCGGGGGTCTAAAAGACGACACGGAGGACAACCATTTGTTGGAGCATTTTTCACAGTTCGGTGAAATCGAGAAGGCTGAAGTCATCTCTGACAAGGATTCCGGGAAGAAGAGGGGCTTCGGCTTTGTTTACTTCGTGGACCAGGATTCCGCAGATAAGTCGGTCGTGATCAAGTTCCACACCATCAACGGACACAAGGTTGAGGTGAAGAAAGCCCTGAccaaacaggagctgcaggcgGCGGGCCGAGGCGGGATGATGCCCAGGGGCAGGGGGCGAGGAGGCATGCGGGGGAATCAAAATGGCTACGGCAACAGAGACTACGGCGGAAACTACAACTATGGAAATGGCGGAGGCTACAACTGTGGTGGCTACGGAGGAGGGTACGGTGGGCCCTACGGTGGCGGCTACAGCGACCAAGGGAGTGGTTACGGAGGCGGAAACGGCTACAACGACTACGGCAGCGGCTACGCTCAGCACTCCTCCGGTTACGGCCCCATGAAGACGCCATTCGGCCAGAGGAGCGGTGCGCCCTACTCCcggggaggaggcggcggtggcggcggcggcggctacCCGAGGGGAGGCTACGGGGGTGGTTACTGA
- the LOC130531394 gene encoding heterogeneous nuclear ribonucleoprotein A0-like: protein MSTALTKLFVGGLNVQTNDEGLRQYFEKYGQLSDCVVVMNNQLGRSRCFGFITYSTPEEADTAMAASPHVVDGHNVELKRAVARQDADNPEVLANVKKIFVGGVQDHIEAQHLTDYFSQFGAVEKAEIISDKLTGKKRGFGFVFFVDTDSATKAVLTRYHTISGNKVEAKKAMTKQEMSTGVGGGRGRGRGMYGGGGGRGGGGYGGGYGGGYGGNYGGGYGYGGGYNGGGGYGGGYGGYNEYDNQMGGGYSNGDFGEGYGEQHSNYGAMKGGNYAYRSGAPYNRGGGGGYGRGGGYGGGY from the coding sequence ATGTCGACTGCGTTGACGAAGCTTTTTGTCGGAGGACTCAACGTTCAGACCAACGACGAAGGCCTCCGCCAATATTTCGAGAAATATGGCCAGCTCAGCGACTGCGTCGTCGTCATGAACAATCAGCTGGGACGCTCCCGCTGCTTCGGCTTCATCACCTACTCGACACCAGAGGAGGCCGACACAGCAATGGCGGCTAGCCCACATGTAGTCGACGGCCACAACGTGGAACTGAAGAGGGCCGTGGCGCGGCAAGACGCCGACAACCCGGAGGTCCTCGCGAACGTGAAGAAAATCTTCGTCGGCGGCGTCCAGGACCACATCGAGGCCCAGCACCTGACCGACTACTTCTCGCAGTTCGGTGCGGTGGAGAAGGCCGAGATCATCTCAGACAAGCTGACGGGTAAGAAGAGAGGCTTCGGCTTTGTCTTCTTCGTGGACACGGATTCCGCCACCAAAGCGGTGCTGACCAGGTACCACACCATCAGCGGCAACAAGGTAGAGGCCAAGAAGGCCATGACCAAGCAGGAGATGTCCACCGGCgtcggaggaggaagaggtcgAGGAAGGGGGATGTATGGCGGCGGCggtggaagaggaggtggaggctaTGGCGGAGGCTACGGCGGCGGCTATGGAGGCAATTACGGAGGCGGCTACGGCTATGGCGGGGGTTACAATGGCGGTGGAGGATATGGCGGAGGCTACGGGGGGTACAACGAGTATGACAACCAGATGGGGGGCGGTTATAGCAACGGTGACTTTGGGGAGGGCTACGGAGAGCAGCATTCAAATTATGGCGCAATGAAAGGGGGCAACTATGCATACAGGAGCGGAGCGCCCTACAACAGAGGAGGCGGCGGAGGTTACGGCAGGGGCGGCGGGTACGGCGGCGGCTACTAG
- the klhl3 gene encoding kelch-like protein 3 isoform X3, which produces MHNLCAALTPTEVRSKSARMDGVSLGLVATPAMPHPNCSTDAEEDTVNGRMPTFNHTHMRKAFQLMNDLRSKQILCDVQLVAGSVEVPAHRVVLASCSPYFCAMFTGNMSESTAPQVEIREVDGQTLRKLVDYIYTAEIEVTEDNVQVLLPAASLLQLVDVRQVCCEFLQAQLHPTNCLGIRAFADLHTCTQLLSQAHAFAEQHFTEVVQGEEFLGLTLQQVCSLISSDKLTVSTEEKVFEAMVAWIKHDKPTRLEHMPRLMEHVRLPLLSRDYLVQIVEEEALIKNNNTCKDFLIEALKYHLLPADQRHLIKTDRTRPRTPISIPKVMVVVGGQAPKAIRSVECYDFQEDRWYQVADLPSRRCRAGVVSVAGRVYAVGGFNSSLRERTVDVYDGGRDQWSSVASMQERRSTLGAAVLAELLYAVGGFNGSIGLSTVEVYNYKTNEWLYVASMNTRRSSVGVGVVEGKLYAVGGYDGASRQCLSSVEVYDPAANQWCYVADMSTRRSGAGVGVLGGQLYAAGGHDGPLVRKSVEVYDAQTNTWRLVCDMNMCRRNAGVCAINGLLYVIGGDDGSCNLSSVEFYNPAADKWSLIPTNMSNGRSYAGVAVIDKPL; this is translated from the exons ATGCACAATCTATGTGCGGCGCTCACGCCTACGGAGGTGCGCTCCAAATCCGCGAGGATGGACGGTGTGTCGTTGGG CCTGGTGGCCACACCGGCCATGCCACATCCGAACTGTTCCACGGATGCCGAGGAGGACACCGTGAATGGAAGGATGCCCACTTTCAACCATACGCACATGAGGAAGGCTTTCCAGCTGATGAATGACCTGAGGAG TAAACAGATACTGTGTGATGTCCAGCTGGTGGCAGGAAGCGTTGAAGTACCAGCCCACAGGGTGGTCTTGGCGTCCTGCAGCCCCTACTTCTGTGCCATGTTCACAG GTAACATGAGCGAGAGCACGGCTCCTCAGGTGGAGATCAGAGAGGTGGACGGACAGACCCTGAGAAAACTGGTCGACTACATCTACACAGCAGAGATAGAGGTCACAGAGGACAACGTCCAG GTCCTGCTGCCAGCCGCCAGCCTCCTCCAGTTGGTGGACGTCCGTCAGGTCTGCTGCGAGTTCCTGCAGGCTCAGCTTCACCCCACCAACTGTTTGGGCATCAGAGCCTTCGCCgacctgcacacatgcacgcagctTCTCAGCCAAGCCCACGCCTTCGCCG AGCAGCATTTCACTGAGGTGGTGCAGGGAGAGGAGTTTCTGGGTCTGACTCTGCAGCAAGTGTGCAGCCTCATCTCCAGTGACAAACTCACCGTTTCCACGGAGGAGAAG GTGTTCGAGGCTATGGTAGCCTGGATCAAGCACGACAAACCAACCCGTCTGGAGCACATGCCCAGACTGATGGAGCACGTCAGACTTCCGCTACTCTCCAGGGATTACCTGGTCCAG ATTGTGGAAGAAGAGGCTTTGATAAAGAACAACAACACCTGCAAAGACTTCCTCATCGAAGCGTTAAAGTATCACCTGCTGCCGGCGGACCAGCGCCACCTCATCAAGACGGACCGGACTCGACCGCGGACCCCGATCAGCATCCCCAAA gtGATGGTCGTGGTGGGCGGACAGGCGCCGAAGGCGATCCGCAGCGTGGAGTGCTACGACTTCCAGGAGGACCGGTGGTACCAAGTGGCGGACCTGCCCTCGCGACGATGTCGAGCAG GCGTGGTGTCGGTGGCGGGCCGCGTGTACGCGGTCGGGGGCTTCAACAGTTCTCTGCGGGAGCGAACGGTCGACGTGTATGACGGAGGGAGAGACCAGTGGAGCTCGGTGGCGAGCATGCAGGAGAGGCGCAGCACGCTGGGCGCCGCTGTGCTGGCTGAGCTGCTGTACGCTGTGGGCGGCTTTAACGGAAGCATAG GTCTTTCGACGGTCGAAGTCTACAACTACAAGACCAACGAGTGGCTGTATGTGGCCTCCATGAACACCAGGCGCAGCAGCGTGGGCGTCGGGGTGGTCGAAG GTAAATTGTACGCGGTGGGAGGCTACGACGGAGCGTCTCGTCAGTGCCTCAGTTCAGTGGAAGTATACGACCCCGCCGCTAACCAGTGGTGCTACGTAGCAGACATGAGTACGCGGCGCAGTGGCGCAG GAGTCGGCGTGCTGGGCGGCCAGCTGTACGCCGCGGGCGGGCACGACGGACCACTGGTGAGGAAGAGCGTCGAGGTGTACGACGCCCAGACCAACACGTGGAGACTGGTCTGTGACATGAACATGTGCCGCAGAAACGCAG GCGTGTGCGCCATTAACGGGCTGCTGTACGTGATCGGCGGAGACGACGGCTCCTGCAACCTGTCGTCTGTGGAGTTCTACAACCCAGCCGCAGACAAGTGGAGCCTCATTCCTACAAACATGAGCAACGGGCGCAGCTACGCCG GCGTGGCGGTGATCGACAAGCCGCTATAA
- the klhl3 gene encoding kelch-like protein 3 isoform X2 gives MHNLCAALTPTEVRSKSARMDGVSLGHCLSCLTSLVATPAMPHPNCSTDAEEDTVNGRMPTFNHTHMRKAFQLMNDLRSKQILCDVQLVAGSVEVPAHRVVLASCSPYFCAMFTGNMSESTAPQVEIREVDGQTLRKLVDYIYTAEIEVTEDNVQVLLPAASLLQLVDVRQVCCEFLQAQLHPTNCLGIRAFADLHTCTQLLSQAHAFAEQHFTEVVQGEEFLGLTLQQVCSLISSDKLTVSTEEKVFEAMVAWIKHDKPTRLEHMPRLMEHVRLPLLSRDYLVQIVEEEALIKNNNTCKDFLIEALKYHLLPADQRHLIKTDRTRPRTPISIPKVMVVVGGQAPKAIRSVECYDFQEDRWYQVADLPSRRCRAGVVSVAGRVYAVGGFNSSLRERTVDVYDGGRDQWSSVASMQERRSTLGAAVLAELLYAVGGFNGSIGLSTVEVYNYKTNEWLYVASMNTRRSSVGVGVVEGKLYAVGGYDGASRQCLSSVEVYDPAANQWCYVADMSTRRSGAGVGVLGGQLYAAGGHDGPLVRKSVEVYDAQTNTWRLVCDMNMCRRNAGVCAINGLLYVIGGDDGSCNLSSVEFYNPAADKWSLIPTNMSNGRSYAGVAVIDKPL, from the exons ATGCACAATCTATGTGCGGCGCTCACGCCTACGGAGGTGCGCTCCAAATCCGCGAGGATGGACGGTGTGTCGTTGGG ACATTGCCTCTCCTGTCTTACCAGCCTGGTGGCCACACCGGCCATGCCACATCCGAACTGTTCCACGGATGCCGAGGAGGACACCGTGAATGGAAGGATGCCCACTTTCAACCATACGCACATGAGGAAGGCTTTCCAGCTGATGAATGACCTGAGGAG TAAACAGATACTGTGTGATGTCCAGCTGGTGGCAGGAAGCGTTGAAGTACCAGCCCACAGGGTGGTCTTGGCGTCCTGCAGCCCCTACTTCTGTGCCATGTTCACAG GTAACATGAGCGAGAGCACGGCTCCTCAGGTGGAGATCAGAGAGGTGGACGGACAGACCCTGAGAAAACTGGTCGACTACATCTACACAGCAGAGATAGAGGTCACAGAGGACAACGTCCAG GTCCTGCTGCCAGCCGCCAGCCTCCTCCAGTTGGTGGACGTCCGTCAGGTCTGCTGCGAGTTCCTGCAGGCTCAGCTTCACCCCACCAACTGTTTGGGCATCAGAGCCTTCGCCgacctgcacacatgcacgcagctTCTCAGCCAAGCCCACGCCTTCGCCG AGCAGCATTTCACTGAGGTGGTGCAGGGAGAGGAGTTTCTGGGTCTGACTCTGCAGCAAGTGTGCAGCCTCATCTCCAGTGACAAACTCACCGTTTCCACGGAGGAGAAG GTGTTCGAGGCTATGGTAGCCTGGATCAAGCACGACAAACCAACCCGTCTGGAGCACATGCCCAGACTGATGGAGCACGTCAGACTTCCGCTACTCTCCAGGGATTACCTGGTCCAG ATTGTGGAAGAAGAGGCTTTGATAAAGAACAACAACACCTGCAAAGACTTCCTCATCGAAGCGTTAAAGTATCACCTGCTGCCGGCGGACCAGCGCCACCTCATCAAGACGGACCGGACTCGACCGCGGACCCCGATCAGCATCCCCAAA gtGATGGTCGTGGTGGGCGGACAGGCGCCGAAGGCGATCCGCAGCGTGGAGTGCTACGACTTCCAGGAGGACCGGTGGTACCAAGTGGCGGACCTGCCCTCGCGACGATGTCGAGCAG GCGTGGTGTCGGTGGCGGGCCGCGTGTACGCGGTCGGGGGCTTCAACAGTTCTCTGCGGGAGCGAACGGTCGACGTGTATGACGGAGGGAGAGACCAGTGGAGCTCGGTGGCGAGCATGCAGGAGAGGCGCAGCACGCTGGGCGCCGCTGTGCTGGCTGAGCTGCTGTACGCTGTGGGCGGCTTTAACGGAAGCATAG GTCTTTCGACGGTCGAAGTCTACAACTACAAGACCAACGAGTGGCTGTATGTGGCCTCCATGAACACCAGGCGCAGCAGCGTGGGCGTCGGGGTGGTCGAAG GTAAATTGTACGCGGTGGGAGGCTACGACGGAGCGTCTCGTCAGTGCCTCAGTTCAGTGGAAGTATACGACCCCGCCGCTAACCAGTGGTGCTACGTAGCAGACATGAGTACGCGGCGCAGTGGCGCAG GAGTCGGCGTGCTGGGCGGCCAGCTGTACGCCGCGGGCGGGCACGACGGACCACTGGTGAGGAAGAGCGTCGAGGTGTACGACGCCCAGACCAACACGTGGAGACTGGTCTGTGACATGAACATGTGCCGCAGAAACGCAG GCGTGTGCGCCATTAACGGGCTGCTGTACGTGATCGGCGGAGACGACGGCTCCTGCAACCTGTCGTCTGTGGAGTTCTACAACCCAGCCGCAGACAAGTGGAGCCTCATTCCTACAAACATGAGCAACGGGCGCAGCTACGCCG GCGTGGCGGTGATCGACAAGCCGCTATAA
- the klhl3 gene encoding kelch-like protein 3 isoform X1 has protein sequence MHNLCAALTPTEVRSKSARMDGVSLGHCLSCLTSLVATPAMPHPNCSTDAEEDTVNGRMPTFNHTHMRKAFQLMNDLRSLASCFSKQILCDVQLVAGSVEVPAHRVVLASCSPYFCAMFTGNMSESTAPQVEIREVDGQTLRKLVDYIYTAEIEVTEDNVQVLLPAASLLQLVDVRQVCCEFLQAQLHPTNCLGIRAFADLHTCTQLLSQAHAFAEQHFTEVVQGEEFLGLTLQQVCSLISSDKLTVSTEEKVFEAMVAWIKHDKPTRLEHMPRLMEHVRLPLLSRDYLVQIVEEEALIKNNNTCKDFLIEALKYHLLPADQRHLIKTDRTRPRTPISIPKVMVVVGGQAPKAIRSVECYDFQEDRWYQVADLPSRRCRAGVVSVAGRVYAVGGFNSSLRERTVDVYDGGRDQWSSVASMQERRSTLGAAVLAELLYAVGGFNGSIGLSTVEVYNYKTNEWLYVASMNTRRSSVGVGVVEGKLYAVGGYDGASRQCLSSVEVYDPAANQWCYVADMSTRRSGAGVGVLGGQLYAAGGHDGPLVRKSVEVYDAQTNTWRLVCDMNMCRRNAGVCAINGLLYVIGGDDGSCNLSSVEFYNPAADKWSLIPTNMSNGRSYAGVAVIDKPL, from the exons ATGCACAATCTATGTGCGGCGCTCACGCCTACGGAGGTGCGCTCCAAATCCGCGAGGATGGACGGTGTGTCGTTGGG ACATTGCCTCTCCTGTCTTACCAGCCTGGTGGCCACACCGGCCATGCCACATCCGAACTGTTCCACGGATGCCGAGGAGGACACCGTGAATGGAAGGATGCCCACTTTCAACCATACGCACATGAGGAAGGCTTTCCAGCTGATGAATGACCTGAGGAG TCTCGCCTCATGTTTCAGTAAACAGATACTGTGTGATGTCCAGCTGGTGGCAGGAAGCGTTGAAGTACCAGCCCACAGGGTGGTCTTGGCGTCCTGCAGCCCCTACTTCTGTGCCATGTTCACAG GTAACATGAGCGAGAGCACGGCTCCTCAGGTGGAGATCAGAGAGGTGGACGGACAGACCCTGAGAAAACTGGTCGACTACATCTACACAGCAGAGATAGAGGTCACAGAGGACAACGTCCAG GTCCTGCTGCCAGCCGCCAGCCTCCTCCAGTTGGTGGACGTCCGTCAGGTCTGCTGCGAGTTCCTGCAGGCTCAGCTTCACCCCACCAACTGTTTGGGCATCAGAGCCTTCGCCgacctgcacacatgcacgcagctTCTCAGCCAAGCCCACGCCTTCGCCG AGCAGCATTTCACTGAGGTGGTGCAGGGAGAGGAGTTTCTGGGTCTGACTCTGCAGCAAGTGTGCAGCCTCATCTCCAGTGACAAACTCACCGTTTCCACGGAGGAGAAG GTGTTCGAGGCTATGGTAGCCTGGATCAAGCACGACAAACCAACCCGTCTGGAGCACATGCCCAGACTGATGGAGCACGTCAGACTTCCGCTACTCTCCAGGGATTACCTGGTCCAG ATTGTGGAAGAAGAGGCTTTGATAAAGAACAACAACACCTGCAAAGACTTCCTCATCGAAGCGTTAAAGTATCACCTGCTGCCGGCGGACCAGCGCCACCTCATCAAGACGGACCGGACTCGACCGCGGACCCCGATCAGCATCCCCAAA gtGATGGTCGTGGTGGGCGGACAGGCGCCGAAGGCGATCCGCAGCGTGGAGTGCTACGACTTCCAGGAGGACCGGTGGTACCAAGTGGCGGACCTGCCCTCGCGACGATGTCGAGCAG GCGTGGTGTCGGTGGCGGGCCGCGTGTACGCGGTCGGGGGCTTCAACAGTTCTCTGCGGGAGCGAACGGTCGACGTGTATGACGGAGGGAGAGACCAGTGGAGCTCGGTGGCGAGCATGCAGGAGAGGCGCAGCACGCTGGGCGCCGCTGTGCTGGCTGAGCTGCTGTACGCTGTGGGCGGCTTTAACGGAAGCATAG GTCTTTCGACGGTCGAAGTCTACAACTACAAGACCAACGAGTGGCTGTATGTGGCCTCCATGAACACCAGGCGCAGCAGCGTGGGCGTCGGGGTGGTCGAAG GTAAATTGTACGCGGTGGGAGGCTACGACGGAGCGTCTCGTCAGTGCCTCAGTTCAGTGGAAGTATACGACCCCGCCGCTAACCAGTGGTGCTACGTAGCAGACATGAGTACGCGGCGCAGTGGCGCAG GAGTCGGCGTGCTGGGCGGCCAGCTGTACGCCGCGGGCGGGCACGACGGACCACTGGTGAGGAAGAGCGTCGAGGTGTACGACGCCCAGACCAACACGTGGAGACTGGTCTGTGACATGAACATGTGCCGCAGAAACGCAG GCGTGTGCGCCATTAACGGGCTGCTGTACGTGATCGGCGGAGACGACGGCTCCTGCAACCTGTCGTCTGTGGAGTTCTACAACCCAGCCGCAGACAAGTGGAGCCTCATTCCTACAAACATGAGCAACGGGCGCAGCTACGCCG GCGTGGCGGTGATCGACAAGCCGCTATAA